TAGTAATACATATTTAATTATTCTTTTTTGAATAACCTTTAGCTTTGTTTCGTATTTCTTTAACTTTTTTGAAATTAGTTATTTTTAAATTAAAAATAACTCCTAAAAAAAGAAGAAGAAATAAAAAAATATAAATTATTAATTCCATATTATTGAATTAATAAATTCACCTTAGTTTATTTCAATAATTTTTTAGTATCTTTTAAAACAAAAAAATTGACTTTAATACCAGTTATTTACTTTAGGGCCACAAAAAAAACATATTAACCTCTAATATGGAACTTTATAAGAATCATTGTGAAGATTGGAGATAAAATTCCAGAATTTTCTTTACTGGATCAAAATGGAGTTAAACGATCAAATAAGGGATTAAAAAATCCCCTTGTTTTGTTCTTTTATCCAAAAGATGATACTCCGGGTTGCACTATAGAAGTTTGCGGATTTAGAGATAAATATGACTTATTTAAAGTTTTAGGTGCACAAGTTTGGGGAGTAAGTAATGGAAGTACCTCAAGTCATTTAGCATTTGCCAATAAAAATAAATTACAATATCCACTACTTTGTGATACAAATGACGCTCTTAGGAAAACTTTTAAAGTTCCTAAAGTATTAGGTTTTATGGATGGTAGGGTAACTTACGTTATCGATCGCAAAGGGACAGTTAGGCATATTTTTAGAGATTTATTGAATGGTCCTGAACACATTAAAGAGGCAATTAGAGTACTTAAGGAAATTCAAAATCAATAAATTATTATTCAAAGAATTTTAGATTAATAACTTTTGTTTTATTATGGTTTCAGATTTTTTTAATATATGAAGAAAATGGGAATGCAGGCTGTTGATCTTGCTATTGAAAATGGAGTTGATCTTGACGGTACTCCAATCCCTCAAAAAATGCTAGATCTATACAATAGAATTATGGATGAGGAGAATAAAAGACAAAGAAGTGGTGTTAAAAAATCAATGAGAAATAGATGCGTCAAAACGGGTTCTAAGCATTTTGATAAAGAAACATTGAATCAATTATTAATAGACTCTGGATGGGAAGGTCTTAAAGAAAAGGAAATTTTATTTTTTTATAATTAAAAAAATTTTTTTTAAATTATCTTAAATATAATTTATGGTAATTATTTATATAAATAAACTGAGAAATAATTAAATATTTTTTTTGATCTAATTTTTTGAATTATTTAAACCATCCTTTTTTTTCAGAAGAAATTATTTTCTCTTTTTTAGCTTTTGTTTTATTACTTGCTTTTTTGAAAGATAAGTTGGCTTCTATAACTGTAACTATTGATATAAAAAAAAGACCAGAAATTCCAATTATTTGTTCACTTTGAGAGGGTTCTGAATCTCCTTGTAAAAAAAAACCTAAAGCGAACCATGCAGTACTAGCAGTGATGGTAAAAAAATAGGGTTTCCATCTTCTTTGATATAAGTAACCCGATCCTAAACCAGGAAGAAAATTTAAAAAAGATGCTACCCACCCTTTTGAAGATGCAAGTATTTCATCTCTTGAGAGATAAGACATATATATTAGGTATTTATTAAATGTGAATTTATATAAGCAAAAGATATTGCAGCACAAATTACCCAGCTAAAGGGTAAGAACATTCTAATTTTTTCTTTATTGTTATTCATTTTTTTATTATGGAAAATATTTTTAAAATCTGTGGATTTCTTGGATTCCTTAAGATTAAAAGAATTAAAAAAGACGGTTAAAAACCGTCTTTGGAAAAAATAATTTCTCTAAAAAAAATTATTTATCTTTTGAAGCTGTGAGTACTTTAAGTTCTTTTTTTACTTCTTTTTCTCTCTCTTCAAGATGTTTTAGTTGAGCTTTAAAAGCATCTTCAAGTCTTACTTTTTGTTTTGTAATTTCATCAAGCTCTTCTTGATGTTGGTTTTTCTTTAACTCCTTCATTTCACTATCAGAAATAACATATACTGGGCGATATGAAGGTGTTTCAAAAAGAAGATCAAACATTGAATACATAAGTGACCTTTGAATTAGTACAAACTCAATATCTGATAATTCTTTGAAATATGAAAGGATAAATACCGAAGATATTGATACGGCAAATACACCGAATTTCGGTTTACCTAACGTAACCGCCCAGTATTTACCGGTCAAATTTTAAAGGATGTTTTAAAGTATTAGAGAGATAATTCTAAAAATCTAAATAAAGAAGAACTAAAAATGGATTTAAAAATTACTAAAACATTAGTAATACCATCCAATGAAATTAAGTGGCGATTTTCTAGAGC
This window of the Prochlorococcus marinus XMU1410 genome carries:
- a CDS encoding peroxiredoxin, with the protein product MKIGDKIPEFSLLDQNGVKRSNKGLKNPLVLFFYPKDDTPGCTIEVCGFRDKYDLFKVLGAQVWGVSNGSTSSHLAFANKNKLQYPLLCDTNDALRKTFKVPKVLGFMDGRVTYVIDRKGTVRHIFRDLLNGPEHIKEAIRVLKEIQNQ
- a CDS encoding small RNA NsiR4-regulated ssr1528 family protein yields the protein MKKMGMQAVDLAIENGVDLDGTPIPQKMLDLYNRIMDEENKRQRSGVKKSMRNRCVKTGSKHFDKETLNQLLIDSGWEGLKEKEILFFYN